In the genome of Candidatus Ornithobacterium hominis, the window TATTCACAGGGCAGCACACTGGGCATACCAAAATTAGAGGAAATGGAGAGCACCCATTAGATGCAGAAAAGCAAATTTTCACTCAAGGCTTAAAAAAATTAGGCTATCACACTGGTTTTTTCGGAAAATGGGGCTTGGGATTAAAGGGAAGTGATAGTACGCCTAATCAGAAAGGAATTGATGAATTTGCAGGGTTTCTACATCATGTAGATGCTCATTTTCAGCAGCCAGATTCTATTGATATTTTTCAGAATAAAAGTTTGGAAAAATTAGCTTTAAATGGGCAATATGCAAATGATTATTTTGTGAATAGAGCCATTAGTTTTATTAAAAATTCAACAGAAATCCCCTTTTTCTTATTTGTATCATTGACGATTCCACACGCAGAGCTCAAATTGCCAAAACGTTTTATGCTCAATCAGCTAAAACTAGATGGCACAAGCAAATACCCTGACGAAAAAGCACACTCAAAAGCACATTATGGAGCACAAAAATACCCCCGAGCTGCTTATGCTGGCTTGGTAGAAAGTATAGATGCTTACACGGGTTATATTCTAGACGCTATTCAATCTAAAGGGATAGATGAAAACACCATCATTATTTTCTCTAGTGACAACGGAACGCATGTGGAAGGTGGAAGAAGAATGGAAGATGTCCATTTTTTTGAGAGTAGTTCGATTTATCGAGGAATTAAAAGAGATTTATACACAGGTGGCATCAAAGAACCATTTATTGTTCGGTGGCCAGGGAAAATTCAAGCCCATACAACCAATGATTTCACAGGAGCTTTTTGGGATTTATACCCAACCTTTATTGAGCTAGCAGGAGGAACCTTGGCTAATGATGATACAATAGACGGCATCAGTCTCAAGAATACCCTTCTCGGGAAACCACAAAAACCACATGAATATCTTTATTGGGAATTTCATGAATTCGGCGGGAAACAAGCCGTACTCAAAGGTGATTGGAAAGCTATTCGATTGAATGTAAACAAAGAAAGATTTGGCAAAATTGAATTATATAATATTGCTGAAGACCCCGCAGAAAAAATAAATTTAACCGAAAAATTTCCTGATAAAACAAAGGAAATGACAAAACTACTAGACAACATAAGAACAGAAAATGAAACATTTAACTTTAAAGACTAAGATATTTTTACTATTTCTATTAGTAGGAATCGGTGTGTTTGCGCAAGACTATTCACACGAACCTGATCGCTTTTTTGAGAACCCAGAACTGCAAGACGTCAATCGCTTGCCTATGCATTCCAGTTTTTTTGTTTATAACAATTTAGCAGATTTAAAAGCGGATAAAAAACAAAAAGCGGAAAATTATCTCGACTTGAATGGGATATGGAAATTCGCTTATTTTGAAGACTATAAAAAGGCTTATAAAGATTTTTATAAAGTAAAATTTCCTGATAATGATTGGGCTAATTTCTCAGTTCCTGCCAACTGGGAGTTTAGCGGTTACGGAACGCCAATTTACGTAAACCCTTATTATCCGTTTGCGATGAAAAATCCTCAGCCACCTAAAATTCCGTCTGATATAAATCAACCTGTAGGTCTTTACAGAAAAAGCTTTGATTTACCACAAGATTGGGATGGTAAAAAAGTTTATTTACATCTTGGAGCTGTAAAATCAGCATTTAAATTGTATGTAAACGGAGAGTTCGCTGGCTTTGGTAACGATAGTAAATTGGAGTCAGAATATGATTTAACACCTTATCTGCAAAAAGGTAAAAATTTAATAGCCTTAGAAGTAAGAAGATGGAGTGCTGGCAGCTATTTAGAAGCACAAGATTTTTGGCGCATCAGCGGAATAGAGAGAGATGTTTACCTCTATGCAAGGCCAGAAGTTAACTTTGATGATGTGAAAATAGTAAGCGATTTAGTTAATAATTATAAAGATGGGAAACTTCAAATTACCACTTCTCTCACAAATAATAGCAATGAATCAAAAGAAAATTACACCATCAATGTAGAGCTAAAAACCCCAAAAGGAGTCGTTATCTATCAATCAACACAAAAAACAAAAGGTTTAGCTCGAGTGAAGGGAAAAACTGTAGTCCGATTTAATCAAAAAATCCCGAACGTAAAAGCTTGGACTGCCGAAACACCTTATTTATACCAACTCGCAATAAGCCTAAAAAATGAAAAAGGAGATATAGTGGAAGCAATCCCATTCAAAGTTGGATTTAGAAATGTGAAAATTTCAGAAGGAAATTTATTGGTGAATGGTAAAAGAATTTGGATAAAAGGTGTAAATCGCCATGAAACAGAGCCAGATACACATCACGTAGTAACTCGTGAGCAAATCATTCGAGATATGCGCGTGATGAAAGAATTAAATATTAATGCAATCAGAACTTCACATTATCCACAGACTCCAATGTTTTATGATTTGGCAGATGAATATGGTTTCTATGTTGTAGATGAAGCCAATATAGAATCTCATGGGATGCATTATGCACCAGAAAGAACTATTGCTAACGACCCAGCATGGGAGAATGCACACATAACGCGCGTTAGCCGAATGATAGAAAGAGATAAAAATCACCCATCAGTAATTATCTGGAGTATGGGGAACGAAGCAGGCAATGGTTGGAACTTTTACAAAGCTTATGACATTGCTAGAGCTTTAGATCAAACACGCCCAGTTCAGTATGAGCGAGCAGAGCATGAATACAACACCGATTTATTTGTGCCAATGTATATTACCATTGAAGATATGAAAAAATATTCTAACAGTAATTACGATAAACCATTGATTTTGACTGAATACGCACACGCAATGGGCAATAGCCTAGGAGTTTTCAAAGATTATTGGGAAACGATTCGTCGCTACCCTAAATTACAAGGAGGGTTCATTTGGGATTTTGCAGACCAAGGAATTTATGTAGAAAAAGATGGAATTCGCTATACGGCTTACGGCGGTGATTTGGGCGATGAAAACACACCAAGCGATAATAATTTCTTGATGAACGGTGTTGTAATGTCCGACAGAAGATACAATCCGCATGCGTATGAAGTACGACATATTCACCAAAATGCAAGATTTAAATTCAATGCAAAAAAACATCAGATTGAGGTATTTAATGATTATTTCTTTAAGCCTTTAGAAAATTTTAACTATGAAATCACTTGGCTAGAAAATGGAAAATTAAAGGCTCAGAAAAATGTTAAAAATTTAAATGTAGGTGCTCAGCAAACGGCTTACATCGATTTACCCGAAGATTGGAAATTTTCTAATGAAAAAGAAACCGTAGTCACAATCAAAGCAATACTTGATGAAGATGAGCAATTATTGAAAAAAGGAACCTTACTGGCTCATCAAGATTTTGAAATCACCAAATATCAACCAAAATTAATATCAGATTATTTAAGCTATAAAAAATCTGAAACATCAGATTATTATCAAATTTCAGCAGGAGATTTAAGTTTCAAAATAGCTAAAAACAATGGTAGAATAGAAAATTTGAAAATCGGGAAGCAAGAATTATTGTTAAAAGGGCCACAAATTTCATTATTCCGCCCGTTGACCGACAATGATTTAGGAGCAGGATTTGGAAAACGGTTTGACCAATACAAGAATTTAAACATTCAAGTAGCTGGGATTGATTTTACACAAAATAGTATTGTCATTACCCAAAACTTACTCAATGGCAATTCCCAAAATACGATGATTTACAAATTTCCAAAACAAGGAG includes:
- a CDS encoding glycoside hydrolase family 2 TIM barrel-domain containing protein; its protein translation is MKHLTLKTKIFLLFLLVGIGVFAQDYSHEPDRFFENPELQDVNRLPMHSSFFVYNNLADLKADKKQKAENYLDLNGIWKFAYFEDYKKAYKDFYKVKFPDNDWANFSVPANWEFSGYGTPIYVNPYYPFAMKNPQPPKIPSDINQPVGLYRKSFDLPQDWDGKKVYLHLGAVKSAFKLYVNGEFAGFGNDSKLESEYDLTPYLQKGKNLIALEVRRWSAGSYLEAQDFWRISGIERDVYLYARPEVNFDDVKIVSDLVNNYKDGKLQITTSLTNNSNESKENYTINVELKTPKGVVIYQSTQKTKGLARVKGKTVVRFNQKIPNVKAWTAETPYLYQLAISLKNEKGDIVEAIPFKVGFRNVKISEGNLLVNGKRIWIKGVNRHETEPDTHHVVTREQIIRDMRVMKELNINAIRTSHYPQTPMFYDLADEYGFYVVDEANIESHGMHYAPERTIANDPAWENAHITRVSRMIERDKNHPSVIIWSMGNEAGNGWNFYKAYDIARALDQTRPVQYERAEHEYNTDLFVPMYITIEDMKKYSNSNYDKPLILTEYAHAMGNSLGVFKDYWETIRRYPKLQGGFIWDFADQGIYVEKDGIRYTAYGGDLGDENTPSDNNFLMNGVVMSDRRYNPHAYEVRHIHQNARFKFNAKKHQIEVFNDYFFKPLENFNYEITWLENGKLKAQKNVKNLNVGAQQTAYIDLPEDWKFSNEKETVVTIKAILDEDEQLLKKGTLLAHQDFEITKYQPKLISDYLSYKKSETSDYYQISAGDLSFKIAKNNGRIENLKIGKQELLLKGPQISLFRPLTDNDLGAGFGKRFDQYKNLNIQVAGIDFTQNSIVITQNLLNGNSQNTMIYKFPKQGGIEVKNHFKPINTEEKYLLRLGNDIEISKKLTQLKWFGDGPWESYIDRKNSSMLGVYESTVEEQYHPYARPQESGNHTDVRYMEVKDKQGRGIKISATTQVLDMSVLPYSWEQLYPKNVKEQEHSEFLKPDKINHLRVDLFQMGLGGINSWGRWPHENARTKMSEYEYSYIIQPLK
- a CDS encoding arylsulfatase: MRRLFFNFSLSFMCIYAWAQKKQPNIVFILADDLGIGDIEPYGQKYIKTPNINQLANEGMTFVNFYAGSTVCAPSRASLFTGQHTGHTKIRGNGEHPLDAEKQIFTQGLKKLGYHTGFFGKWGLGLKGSDSTPNQKGIDEFAGFLHHVDAHFQQPDSIDIFQNKSLEKLALNGQYANDYFVNRAISFIKNSTEIPFFLFVSLTIPHAELKLPKRFMLNQLKLDGTSKYPDEKAHSKAHYGAQKYPRAAYAGLVESIDAYTGYILDAIQSKGIDENTIIIFSSDNGTHVEGGRRMEDVHFFESSSIYRGIKRDLYTGGIKEPFIVRWPGKIQAHTTNDFTGAFWDLYPTFIELAGGTLANDDTIDGISLKNTLLGKPQKPHEYLYWEFHEFGGKQAVLKGDWKAIRLNVNKERFGKIELYNIAEDPAEKINLTEKFPDKTKEMTKLLDNIRTENETFNFKD